In one Deltaproteobacteria bacterium genomic region, the following are encoded:
- a CDS encoding choice-of-anchor D domain-containing protein, with protein MKRNYLKTKRCFLFLVVVSAFCMPAAAFAGNATYSYDVYDRVERAAYDNGPVVEYSYDTAGNLAGKTVISNVLHVSTASGGGTVSSSGGADCGRGCYFFNTPTMVTLTALPDVGRQVTGWSEAACGTNLTCAVNVDSMKHVTVTFTTETFTLNPISATNGNIDPDTAQTVNYGSSMAFTMMPDEGYILGDVLINGAPAGAINPYTFTNVTAACNIQPSFVADPVTLSAETLDFGTLECGTTSATQTVTVSNTGSVDRVIGTVGLTSGAAAEYALVSDTCSNITLAPWASCNVDIQFSPAYKWSARVTMLTFPYTDDYIADKSIELTGNGGDTCAGDMSVILPVLYAVLSVGNITVNAGEGGAIIQAGGDTYNIVPHADYEILDVIVDGSPEGPLSSYTFTDLYEDHTLQATFYSLMVSSKGSVNRIEGTNTLEILPDSGYVVKDVLIDGISLGPVTTYTFEDTSSSYTVEVLFEVDAAWIMTIFKIILE; from the coding sequence ATGAAAAGAAATTACTTAAAAACAAAAAGATGCTTTCTGTTTCTTGTGGTTGTCAGCGCTTTCTGCATGCCTGCCGCCGCCTTTGCCGGTAACGCCACCTACAGTTACGACGTTTACGACCGTGTGGAGCGGGCGGCTTATGACAATGGTCCCGTGGTGGAGTACAGCTATGACACGGCGGGGAATCTGGCTGGAAAGACGGTGATTAGTAATGTGCTGCATGTGAGTACAGCGAGTGGCGGGGGAACGGTGTCATCGTCAGGTGGTGCCGACTGCGGAAGAGGCTGCTATTTTTTCAACACGCCCACCATGGTAACGCTCACTGCCCTTCCTGATGTTGGCCGGCAAGTGACGGGCTGGTCCGAGGCCGCCTGCGGGACGAACCTTACCTGTGCCGTCAATGTTGATTCCATGAAGCATGTGACGGTCACTTTCACCACTGAGACCTTTACCCTGAATCCAATCTCTGCAACGAATGGAAACATTGATCCCGATACGGCGCAAACAGTCAATTATGGCAGTAGCATGGCCTTTACCATGATGCCTGATGAGGGCTATATTTTGGGTGATGTGCTCATCAACGGCGCCCCGGCAGGGGCGATTAATCCCTACACCTTTACCAATGTTACAGCAGCCTGTAATATTCAACCTTCCTTTGTGGCAGACCCTGTGACTCTATCTGCCGAGACGCTTGATTTCGGCACGCTGGAATGTGGAACCACTTCGGCAACACAGACGGTGACCGTGTCCAATACGGGAAGCGTTGACAGGGTAATAGGGACGGTTGGACTGACAAGCGGAGCGGCAGCGGAGTATGCCCTTGTTTCCGATACTTGTTCCAACATAACGCTTGCGCCATGGGCAAGCTGCAATGTGGATATTCAGTTTTCACCGGCTTACAAATGGTCTGCCAGAGTGACTATGCTTACTTTTCCTTATACGGATGATTACATTGCAGACAAATCAATAGAATTAACCGGCAATGGAGGTGATACTTGTGCAGGAGATATGTCTGTAATTTTGCCCGTCTTATATGCTGTTTTATCTGTGGGTAACATAACCGTCAATGCAGGTGAAGGTGGTGCAATAATCCAGGCCGGCGGGGATACTTATAATATTGTCCCCCATGCCGATTATGAAATTCTGGATGTGATTGTCGATGGCAGCCCGGAAGGTCCTCTGTCCTCTTACACTTTTACCGATTTATATGAAGATCATACCCTTCAGGCAACATTCTATTCACTGATGGTGAGCAGTAAGGGGAGTGTAAATCGTATTGAAGGGACCAATACCCTAGAGATTCTTCCCGATAGCGGCTATGTTGTTAAAGATGTTCTGATTGATGGCATATCCCTCGGGCCTGTTACTACTTATACCTTTGAGGATACATCTTCTAGTTATACGGTAGAAGTCCTCTTTGAAGTTGATGCAGCATGGATCATGACAATCTTTAAGATTATTTTAGAGTAA
- a CDS encoding Na+/H+ antiporter, protein MHESIILDTVMATMTLLFAASIVAIVAKKIKFPFTILLVIIGLILGWASHQISALHPLTLLKMTPEVVLFIFLPALIFESAFNLDAKALIKNIVPILTLAIPALLLSTATVGLIIHYVLGLPLGIALLFGSLISATDPVAVVALFKEIGAPKRLNLLVEGESLFNDGTALVLFKIILGVIILGNFTASTITSGIVEFFIVFIGGILTGTILGVIFAKTIEIVRNDPLVEITLTTILAHTAFITAEHLFHVSGIMSTVAAGITMGGYGRTKISPSIEEHMESFWEYFAFICNSLIFLLVGLSIDMHLFAANIGAILVASLAIIAARAMAVYSLVPLIGKLKLVEKVSVQFQTVIFWGGLRGALAIAIALSIPEDLEERAFILVLTLGVVLFTLVVNGLSINPLMNVLGLNKFSVAEKFERLQALLHSKEHAWEEMQTFAARGAISEKSLKAAKEKYNNAVMEIKSALQSFRAGEESIGMEGEKSMVTRHTLMLERINYYRLFEEGLLNEDNLKELLNIIDNELDRIKEGREVMGKGERPPFSELVAEVFYKFLGMLIIFRPLSMKYKTGKIAASYERKRARLLAFSSILKELDEMTAHKSYSDEAINVAREFYKKLHRRTTQRLDILKGEYPEYVEKVEEGILERCRLNSELETFREMYEHGTITDKVLKEQEEEIERSIRKMKIRPVNELLFPPADLIARVPCFEELGEKDITSLTSKLTALSFLPGENIVREGDHGDSLFVIGRGRVDVVTCDEKGKEIFLAKLKAGQFFGEVALLHPQPRTATVKASTPATLLELSRINLMPYLEELPHLKAALEEAYKKRVLNTRLSHVHAFAKLENEEREAIAAKMEYAQIESGNPLTNSVDRLYLIKEGTAEVIKEGQRVSSLSRGGHFGENALFSKSPTGERIVATSPIEVYSLSCEKLEEVMKEVPSIKEKIK, encoded by the coding sequence ATGCATGAGAGTATAATTCTCGATACGGTCATGGCCACCATGACCCTCCTCTTTGCAGCATCCATCGTTGCCATCGTTGCAAAAAAGATCAAATTCCCCTTCACCATCCTGCTCGTCATTATCGGCCTTATTCTTGGCTGGGCGTCACACCAGATATCAGCGCTCCATCCCCTCACCCTGCTTAAAATGACGCCTGAAGTAGTGCTTTTCATCTTTCTTCCGGCGCTCATATTCGAATCAGCCTTTAACCTCGACGCCAAGGCGCTCATAAAAAACATTGTGCCTATCCTTACCCTGGCTATTCCCGCCCTTCTCCTGTCGACAGCGACAGTGGGACTCATCATTCATTATGTTCTGGGGCTTCCTCTCGGCATAGCGCTCCTCTTCGGCTCCCTCATTTCCGCCACAGACCCCGTAGCCGTCGTCGCACTTTTCAAGGAGATCGGCGCGCCGAAACGCCTTAACCTGCTCGTCGAGGGAGAAAGCCTCTTTAACGACGGCACGGCGCTTGTCCTCTTTAAAATAATCCTGGGCGTCATTATTCTTGGTAATTTTACGGCCTCTACCATTACGAGCGGTATAGTCGAATTTTTTATCGTCTTTATAGGCGGAATCCTGACAGGCACCATCCTGGGCGTCATCTTTGCCAAGACCATTGAAATAGTCAGGAACGATCCTCTCGTTGAAATTACTCTTACCACCATTTTGGCCCATACGGCATTTATCACGGCGGAACATCTCTTTCATGTATCAGGCATCATGTCCACTGTGGCGGCAGGCATTACCATGGGCGGCTATGGCCGGACAAAAATTTCCCCCTCCATCGAAGAACATATGGAGTCATTCTGGGAATACTTTGCCTTCATCTGTAATTCCCTCATTTTCCTTCTTGTGGGATTAAGCATCGACATGCATCTCTTTGCCGCCAATATAGGGGCCATTCTCGTTGCCTCCCTGGCTATTATCGCAGCCAGGGCAATGGCTGTCTATTCCCTTGTTCCCCTCATAGGAAAGCTTAAGCTCGTTGAAAAGGTAAGCGTCCAGTTCCAGACGGTCATCTTCTGGGGCGGGCTGAGAGGTGCCCTGGCCATTGCCATCGCGCTCAGCATACCGGAGGACCTGGAAGAACGCGCCTTTATTCTTGTCCTTACTCTCGGTGTCGTTCTCTTTACCCTCGTTGTCAATGGTCTTTCCATTAATCCCCTTATGAACGTACTGGGACTCAATAAATTCTCTGTAGCCGAGAAATTCGAACGTCTTCAGGCCCTCCTTCACTCAAAGGAACATGCATGGGAAGAGATGCAGACCTTTGCAGCCCGGGGAGCAATCAGTGAAAAAAGCCTGAAGGCGGCAAAAGAGAAATACAATAATGCCGTAATGGAGATTAAAAGCGCGCTTCAATCCTTTCGGGCCGGTGAAGAGAGCATCGGTATGGAAGGTGAAAAAAGTATGGTAACGAGACATACGCTCATGCTCGAAAGAATAAATTATTACCGGCTCTTTGAGGAGGGACTTCTCAATGAAGACAACCTGAAAGAACTGCTGAATATCATTGATAATGAACTTGACCGCATCAAGGAAGGAAGGGAAGTCATGGGTAAGGGTGAAAGACCACCCTTTAGTGAACTGGTTGCTGAAGTTTTCTATAAATTCCTGGGCATGCTTATTATCTTCAGGCCCCTTTCGATGAAATACAAAACAGGTAAAATAGCGGCAAGTTACGAACGCAAAAGAGCGAGGCTCCTCGCATTTTCTTCAATACTTAAGGAGCTCGATGAGATGACGGCCCACAAGTCATACTCTGATGAAGCCATTAACGTCGCCAGGGAATTTTACAAAAAACTCCACAGAAGAACAACGCAGCGCCTCGATATTCTAAAAGGAGAATATCCCGAATATGTGGAAAAAGTGGAAGAAGGAATTCTGGAAAGATGCCGCCTCAACTCGGAGTTGGAGACCTTCCGGGAGATGTACGAACATGGAACCATCACCGACAAGGTACTCAAGGAACAGGAGGAAGAGATAGAAAGAAGCATCAGAAAGATGAAGATCAGGCCAGTCAATGAACTGCTCTTCCCGCCTGCCGATCTCATTGCCAGGGTCCCCTGTTTTGAAGAACTGGGCGAAAAGGACATTACTTCTCTTACAAGCAAACTAACGGCCCTCTCCTTCCTTCCCGGTGAAAACATCGTCAGAGAAGGGGACCACGGTGATTCGCTCTTTGTTATCGGCAGAGGCCGCGTCGATGTGGTCACCTGCGATGAAAAAGGAAAGGAAATCTTTCTTGCCAAACTTAAAGCAGGCCAGTTTTTCGGTGAAGTGGCCCTCCTCCACCCCCAGCCGAGAACGGCCACAGTCAAGGCCTCCACACCGGCAACGCTGCTGGAGCTTAGCCGCATCAACCTCATGCCCTATCTTGAAGAGCTTCCCCACCTGAAAGCCGCCCTGGAAGAGGCCTACAAAAAGAGAGTGCTAAACACCCGGCTTTCCCATGTTCACGCCTTTGCCAAACTGGAAAACGAGGAACGGGAAGCCATCGCCGCAAAAATGGAATACGCTCAAATCGAATCGGGCAACCCTCTCACCAACTCCGTTGACAGGCTTTACCTTATCAAAGAGGGAACGGCAGAAGTCATAAAAGAAGGCCAGAGAGTGTCGAGCCTCTCCCGCGGCGGCCATTTCGGCGAAAATGCGCTTTTCAGCAAATCACCTACCGGAGAAAGGATCGTGGCCACTTCTCCTATTGAAGTGTACAGCCTGAGTTGTGAAAAGCTGGAGGAAGTAATGAAGGAAGTGCCTTCTATAAAGGAAAAGATTAAGTGA